The genomic interval ACGGATCCGGTCCACGCCGGCAGCGTCGAGGGTGGAAAATTCCGAGGTGCTCATGGTGCTCCCTTGAGAGGTGGGTTCGTTCGTGGTGCCACTGATCTGGCAGCCCGTCAGGGCGAGGCAAGCGGCAAGGGCGAGGAGTACGACGGCGGGCCGCCGGCTCTGGCGCCGAGGTGCGGTTGGGCATGTGGTCTTCACTGGTGGACCTCCGCGCCGAAGCCATCCACAAAGCGGTCCATGATGCCGGGGATGTTGTTGGTGGGGCGGTGCTGCTCCACGCGGTCGTTGAAGTCCGAACCGATAATCTGCTCCGCACGTCCCGGATCCGTCGCCAGGAGGTCTTGGTAGGCCGGGAGGGTGTCCTGCCGGATGAGGTCCCACCGCTGGTCCGCGTGGGAGATGTTCCCATCTGGGAAGCCGGTGGTGAAGTCGGTGCGGAACTGCGTGGGGTTGTCCCAGTTGGTGAAGGGCACGTTTTTCGGGCCGGGGCTCTCCACGCTGAAGGTGTAGGGAAAGACTTCCGGGTAGCTCTTGGCGCCCGGGATGGACGGCTCGCCGGCTAGCGTGACCAGGTACGTCACGGCCTCTCCGCCAGGGTGGTTCCGCATGTCGTCGTAGTCGTCCGCGATGATTTCGTTCTGCTCGCGGTACAGGAGGGCGGTGTTGCCTTCCTGGATCAGGTCCGGGTCGCCGGAATCGATCTTCGCCCATTCCTCGGCGGTACCCGTATCGATGGCACCCGAGTCCCGCAGTCTATTGATCTCCTCGATTCCGCCGCTCATGTAGGCCTCATGTTGGCGGGCTTGGTCCAGGAAGATCTCCTTGTTCATATCCAGCATGCTGGTCTCGTAGTAACGGATCTCCTGGTCGGTCATGCCTGCGAGCTGTTCGATCTGATCAAGGATGGGGAGCGGGATGTCCGAGGCCGGATTGTCCGCGATCTGCTGGGCGAGGTCCCGCAGCATGGCCATGTCCTTGAAGCCGCCCGCGAAGGACGGGCCGATCATGTTGGCCATGCCGGCCCACTGCAGGTCCGGGTTGGAGAGGTATGCCTGGCCGTAGAAGTCGTAGACCTTCTTGATGGTCTCCCAGTTGTGTTCGGTGCCTTTGGAGGTGTCCCAGCTGGCGGGGTCGATGCCCATGTCCAGCATGGCCTGGTTGTTCCAGTAGTCGCTGAGAAAATCCGCGTATTCCTCGGAGCTTTTGTCGATCAGCCCCGAATCGGCGGCCGCATCCAGGGCGGCCTTTGCGGCCTCGGGGTTTTCAAGCGCCCACTGCCTGAATTCCTCGCTGCCGAGGTAGTCCTGGCGTTCTTCGGGGGTCATGCCGTTCAGCCGGTCCGTCAGGTCCTGGGCAGCGCCGTTCCCGGAACCGCTGCCACCACTCCCGGAGCCACCGCCTGAACCGGCCCCGTCGCTGGCCTTCTCCTGCTCGTCGGCGTTGGCGAGCAGCGACTTGGATGCCGACTCCAGCCCGGCCGTTGCGGACTTCAGCAGCTTCGAGTGCGATGACGTCCAGTCGCTGCGGAAGCGCTCGCCGTCGGCCCCTTTCCAGGCGCCGGTGCTGATGACACTGCTTAGCTGCTGGCCGAGCAGGCTCAACCTGGTGGCGCCGCCTGCCAGGTCCTTGGCGAGCTGCCGCAACTGGGCAACGTCGCCGCCGTAAAAGTTTCCCGCCATGTTTCCCCCTGAGTGGATTCCCGTGCCAGCCTAGCTGCGATGCGTCCGCGAGGGCGATGGGGAGAGCTCCCCGTGCGGGGTCGAGTGCGGGCCCGGAGTGACGGAACTCAGTCCTGCAACAGTCCGGTGGTCCGGTACGGG from Pseudarthrobacter sp. SSS035 carries:
- a CDS encoding WXG100 family type VII secretion target, which gives rise to MAGNFYGGDVAQLRQLAKDLAGGATRLSLLGQQLSSVISTGAWKGADGERFRSDWTSSHSKLLKSATAGLESASKSLLANADEQEKASDGAGSGGGSGSGGSGSGNGAAQDLTDRLNGMTPEERQDYLGSEEFRQWALENPEAAKAALDAAADSGLIDKSSEEYADFLSDYWNNQAMLDMGIDPASWDTSKGTEHNWETIKKVYDFYGQAYLSNPDLQWAGMANMIGPSFAGGFKDMAMLRDLAQQIADNPASDIPLPILDQIEQLAGMTDQEIRYYETSMLDMNKEIFLDQARQHEAYMSGGIEEINRLRDSGAIDTGTAEEWAKIDSGDPDLIQEGNTALLYREQNEIIADDYDDMRNHPGGEAVTYLVTLAGEPSIPGAKSYPEVFPYTFSVESPGPKNVPFTNWDNPTQFRTDFTTGFPDGNISHADQRWDLIRQDTLPAYQDLLATDPGRAEQIIGSDFNDRVEQHRPTNNIPGIMDRFVDGFGAEVHQ